GGGAGCAGCTTGCTCGCCGTCTCGACGCCGAGGGCGACGACGAGCACGGCGGCCCGCTGGGTGCCGGTGAGGGCGGCGGCGGAGGGGGCGATCATGGGGGCTAGGCAGTGGGGGTGTCCTCGCGGAGCCACGCCCGGACGACGTTGGAGGCGGCCTCGGGGTCAGCGTCGACCGCGGCCCGGAGGTCATCGGCCAGGGACGAGGTGTTGGCGAGGGCCTGGGCCTCGGGCGAGAGCTTGGCGGCGTACGGGTCGTCATCGACCGCCTCGATGGTGGCCCGGACGGGGGCGCTCTCGGGGAGCCCCAGGAGCTCGCCGTCCTCGCCGACGGCCAGCCCGTCCCCGAGGAGGCGGTCGGCCTCGGCGGCGTCGAGGGCCAGGGCCTCGCGCTCGGCCGGCGCGGCGAGCGCGTCGGCCAGCCGCTTCAGCAGGCGGTAGGCCAGGAGGAGGACCAGCAGGACGATGCCGTACCGCAGGCCGAGGCCCGCCCAGACCGTCGCGTCGGCCGAGGCGAGGAGGCCGCCGGCCTCGGCCGGCGTCGAGAACCGGAGCTGCTGGACCGCGAACCGGTCGCCGCGCTCCTCGTCGAACCCGACGGCGTTCTTGACGAGCGACTCGATCTGGCGCAGCTGGTCGTCGGTGAAGGGGGTCGGCGTGTCGGCCTCGGCCGCGGGGTCGGCCGGCGGCGCGGCCTCGTCGAGGAGGACCGAGACGGTCAGCGCGCGGATCGAGCCGGCCTCCTGCTCCTGCCGCGTCGTCGTCCGCGTGACCTCGTAGTTCCGGACGGTCGACGTGGCGCCGCCGACCTCACCGGCCTCCTCCTGGAGCTCCTCCGAGAGGACCGTCTGGCTCTCGGGGTCGACGGCGTTCGTCTCCGAGGTCGTGCGCGCCAAGTCTAGGTCGGCCGCGACGCGGACGACGGCCCGGCCCGGCCCCAGCAACTGGTCGAGCATCGACTGGCCGGCCTCGGCGAGGTGGCTCTCGACCTCCTCGCGCATCCGGAGCTGGGCCGTCGAGAGGCCGCCTTCGGGGCCGGCCGCGTCGGGGCCCGCGAGCATCCGCCCGGCCTCGTCGAGGACCGTCACCTCGTTCGTCGAAAGGCCCTCGACGGCGCCGGCCACGAGGGCCGTCACGCCGGCCACCTGGTCCGGCCCGAGCGAGCCGCGCACGCCGAGCACGACCGACGCGCTGGCCGGGACCTGCCGGTCCTGGAACGGGCTCCGCTCGGGGAGCACGAGGTGGACCCGCGCGCGCTCGACCTGGCGGACCGACGCGATCGTGCGGGCGAGCTCGCCCTCGAGCGCCCGCTTCACGTTCAGGCGCTGCATGAAGTCGGTCATGCCCAGCGTCCCGCCGTCGAACAGCTCGTAGCCGGCGGGCCCCTCGCTCACGACGCCCTCGGTCGCCAGCCGGAGCCGGAGGCCGTAGACGTCCTCGCGTGGGACGTAGATGGAGGCGCCGCCGTCGCGGAGGTCGTAGGCCACGCCCTGGCTCTCGAGCTGCTCCACGACCTGGCCAGCCTCCTGAGCCGGGAGGCCTCCGAAGAGGAGCGCGTAGTCGGGCTGGCTGGCCCAGCGGGCCACGAGAAGCAGCGCGCCCACGACCCCCACGACCACGCCCCCCAAGAGGAGGCGCCGGCGCGGCGGCAGCTGTTGGACGGCCTCACGGGCCTGGACGATAGCGGACATGGGCGGGGGAGTCGGGGGGCGGGCTCGCTATCAGACCTGCATCCGCATGAGCTCCTGGTAGCCGTCGAGGAGTTTGTTGCGGACCTCGGTGAGGAGCTGGAAGTGGAGCTCGGCCTGGTTCAGCGCGATCATCACGTCGTGGACGTTCTCGGTTTCGCCGGCCACGAAGGCCTCGACCTGGGCGTCGGCCGCCTTCTGGGCGCCGTCGACGCGGTCGACGGCCTGCGCGAGCGTGTCGCGGAAGGCCGGCCCCTCCGAAGGGCCCGGCGTGCCTTCGGACGGCTGGCTCTGGACGCGGACGGGGGTCCCCGGGCCCTGGGCGCGAGCGGCGATGGCGGCGACGGTCATCAGGCCGAGAGGTCGAGGCGCGCCCCGAGCTGGGGGGCCTGCTGGACCTGCCGGCTCGGGCCGTAGAGCTTCTGCGCGACGGCCGGCCGCGCGGGGAACGCGTCGGCGATCCGGGCCTCTTCAGCGGCCGTGAGCGGGGCGGCCGGAGCGGCGAGTGACGGGCGGGCCGTGCGGGTGGACGGGGCGGTCGGGGCCGTCGGGAGGGCGGTGTGGAGCGAAAGTCCAGTCATGGGGTGTGAGCCTGCGTGGTGGTGCTCGGGCCTCGCAGCGCGAGCGTCAGATCTCGAGCGAGCGCTTGATCATCTCCTTGGCCGCCTTCACCGAGGTCAGGTTGGCCTCGTAGATCCGGTTGGCGGAGATCATGCGCGCCATCTCGTCGACGACGTTGACGTCGGGGTAGTGGACGTACCCGTCGGCGTCCGCGTCCGGGTGCGTGGGGTCGTATTCGAGCCGCTCGCGGGCCTCGCCTACGACCTCGGTCGTGGGTCCTAGCTCGGGGCCGTTGGTGGCGAGCTGGTGGCGGACGCCTCCGATGTGGCGGCCGTTCGCCGTCTGGAGCGGGAGCCGGGCCGCGCGGAGGGAGGACTCGAAGGCGCGGAGCGCGGCGGGCGCCTCGTGGACGGCTCGCTTCGGCTGGTACGGCGTGCCGTCGGCCGTCCGCGTGGTGGTCGCGTTGGCGATGTTTTCGGTGGCCACGCCGAGCGCAACGCGCTGGGCCTCGAGGCCCCGGGCGGCCGTCCGGAACGGGCTGAACGAGCGGAGCGGAGACAGCATCGTTAGCCCGCGCGCCCGGTGATGCCCGTCCGGATCCGAGCGAAGTGCTCGTGGAGCGCCCGCGTCGCCAGCTGCACGCGCATCTGGGTGTCGGCGATCTCCATCAACTCGTCCTCGAGGAGCGGCGCCCGGCCTTCCTCGACCATCTCTGCTGCGACGGCGTCGACGTCCCCGTCAGCGCTGCGGCGGGCGTCCTGCAGCGACTCCTCGAACCGGACCGCGAGGCGGTTGTAGCCCGGCGTGTCGAGGTTGGCGACGTTGGAGGCGAGGCTTTCGAGGCGATATGTGTACGCCTGCATCGCGTTCTGAAGCAGGCGGAGAGGGGGGGGCGTCACGAGTCGAAGGAGGGTGGGAACCGGTGGGTGCGGATACCGCTGGGGGACGTCCTGAGGTTTTCGCCGAAACCGTGCCAACGCCTCCGATGGCCGCCAGTGGCGGCGTTAGTCGTGCATGCGAGAGGGTTAGGCCACGGTCAGGGTCCGTCCTGCACCGGGAAAACCCTTCCGGCGGCGGCAGCATCAGCCGGCCGGCGGGAGCCCCCTCCTCAAGGGCTATGTGTGGATGTAACCTTGTGTTTCTAGAGTTCGCCTCCCCCCGGAATGCCCTCCGCGCCTGACACGGCCCGTCCCCGCGTGCTATTCGTCGATGATGAGTTGCCTCTTCGTGACGTCGTATCTCGCCTGTTGGATCGCCGCGGGGTCGACGTCACGACGGCCGGCGACGCGATCACGGCCGTCGAGATCCTGCGCGACGAGCCGTTCGACCTCGTCCTGACGGACTTCCAGATGCCCGGCATGGACGGGCTCGAGCTGCTGGCCCACGTGCGCGAGCACTACCCGGATCTCCCGGCCGTCATGATCACGGGCCACGCGAGCGTCCAGCACGCGGTCCGAGCCATGGCCGGGGGGGCCGTCGATTACCTCCCGAAGCCGTTCGCCGTCGACGCCCTCGCGGAGCGCGTGCTCGAGCAGATCAGCGCGCGGGCGGCTCGTCGGGCGAGGCGGGCGGCCCGGCCCGATCGGCCCGTTCCGGCGAAGCGGCTGGCCGCCGGGGGGTTCGTCGGCGAGCACCCCGCGATCGTCCGGCTCCGCAACCTGGTCGACCTCGTGGCGGCGAGCCAGGCGCCCGTGTTCGTCCACGGTGAGAGCGGGACGGGGAAGGAGGTCATGGCCCGCTACATCCACCAGCGGAGCGAGCGGCCCGGCCCGTTCGTGGCCATCAACTGCGCGAACCTCCCGCGCGAGCTCGTCGAGAGCGCGCTGTTCGGGCACAAGAAGGGCGCGTTCACGGGGGCTACGGGCGACCACACGGGCGTGTTCGAGGAGGCCCACGGCGGGACGCTCCTGCTCGACGAGGTGACCGAGGTGGAGCCGGCCGTCCAGGCCAAGCTCCTCCGGGTGCTCCAGGAGGGCGAGGTCCAGCCGGTCGGCGCGAAGCGGCCGAAGAGCGTCGACGTCCGGATCGTGGCGACGACGAACCGGGACGTGTCGGGGGCGATCGCGGAGGGCGCGTTCCGGGAGGACCTCTACCACCGCCTCGCCGTCTTCCCGGTCAGCCTGCCGCCGCTCCGAGAGCGCGGCGACGACATCCGGCTCCTCGCCGAGCGGTTCGTCGAGAAGTACCGGGCGCTCTACGGGCTCGGGCCGAAGACGATCGCGCGCGAGCTGATGGACCGGTTCCTCGCGTCGGCGTGGCCCGGCAACGTCCGCCAGCTCGAGAACCTCGTCCATCGGGGCGTCGTGCTCTCGGCCGGTCGCGAAGCGATCGAGGTCGGCGACGTGGAGCACGTGGACCTCATCGACGCCACGCCGTCGGAGGGGGAGCACCGCCTGGCCCCTCGCGCCCATGCCGTGACGACGCTCGACGAGATGGAGCGGGCCATGATCCTCCGGGCGCTTGAGGAGACGGGGGGCAACCAGGTCCAGGCCGCCGAGCGGCTGGGGATCAGCGACCGAACGATCCGGAACAAGCTCAAGCGATACAAAGAAGAGGGGCACGTCGACTAGCGACGTGCCCCCGTGGCTCGTACCCCTACGAGCCCCCAGCCCGGTTGCCCGGGAGTCGTACCGGCCCGGCTACTCCGCGAGGTCGCGGGCCGCGGCCTCCGCGATCCGGTCGATGGCGGGCGGGTTGTCGTAGTACCCCGTCCGGACGCGCTCGCGGAGCTCGTGGAGCCGGGCGGCGTCCATCTCGCCGCCCTGTCGGAGGGCGAGGCGGGCGACCTCGATCTCGAGGCTGCCCGCCTCGGGGGCGCCGGCAGCGCGGGCGCGGGCCGCATCGGAGATCTCCAGCCGGTCGCCCTCGCTGGGCGCGGCGCCAGCGGGCGCGGTGTCGGAGCGGGGCCCCTCGGCCGACGCGGCGTCGGATCGGACCGGGCCGACGGCGGCGGCCGCAGCGGCGGGGGAGTCGGAGGCGGGACGGATGGTCATGGCGGAAACGGCAGCGGGGCCTGTAACGGACTCATCGAAGGGGGGCGGGCGACTTTAACCCCGTCCCGAAAAAAAATCAGCGCGGGGCCGTATCGAGGAGGGGGCGCACGGCCGCGGCGGCGTAGCGCCCCTGGGCCGCGGCGACGCGTTCGGTGCTGGCGCGGGCGTCGTCGAGCGTCGCGTGGAGGTCGGCGAGGGCCGTTCGGAGCCGGCGGTCCTGGTCGCGGAAGCGGACGGCGGCGGCGGTCGGCGGGCGCATGCGGGGCGCGGCCGACAGCGCGTCGATGACGCGGGCCCGCTCGGCGAGGGCGTCCGCCGCGGCACCGAGGTCGCCGGCCTCCAGGGCGTACACGACCCGGTCGCCGGCCTCGAGGGCCGCCTCGTGAAGGTCGGGGGTGGCGTCGGTCACGGCTAGAAGTAGAACAGCGACATGAGCGACGACTGCTGGGACTGGGCGACCGTCGAGATCTGCTCGAACTGGGCGAACTGGGCGCGCAGCGACTCCTCGCGGAACGAGAGCCGGGCCTCCCACCGCTCGATCTGGGTGTCGAGCCGCTTGATCCGCGCGTCGGCCGTCTCCTTGCGCTGCTCGATCGTGCCGGACGAGCCGAGGAGCCCGTCGATCCGGCCGGCCAGTCGCGCCACGTAGCCGTCGTCGTCGGTGAACAGGCGGCCGACGGCGTCGGGCGAGGCGGCGATGGCCGCCTCCAGCGCCGCCGTGTCGATGGTGAGCGTCCCGTCACGCTCGGTGGTGATGCCGAGGTCGGCGAGCCCGCGGAACGTGCCGTCGCCGGCCGCGCGGGTGAGGTCCGAGCGGAGGCCGGTGCGGAGGCCGCGGACGGAGGCGTCGCTGGCGAACGTTCCCCGCGTGCCGGCGTCGGCGTCGACTTTCGTCTTCGTGTTGAGGAACGTGGCGAGGCCGTTGTAGGCCTTGACGAACGCTTCGACCTCCTTGCGGATGCCGGCTACGTCGGTCCCGACGTCGAGCGAGACGGCCGCGTCGGTCGGCGCCGTGAGCGTGAGCGTGACCCCGTCGAGCGCGTCGTCGACGGTGTTGCTGTCGCGGTACATCGTGAGGCCGTCGAGCGTGAACGACGCGCTCAGCGCCGAGTCCTCGGCGCCGGTCCCGACGGCGTGGACGGCCCCGCCGCCCGTGCCGGAGGCGGCCGTGGTTCGGTCGACCTCGAGCGCGGCGAGGAGACCGTCAGGGTCGGAAAAGGTGAGGCGGTTGGCGTAGCCGGTGGCGTGGCCGCGCAGCGAGAGCCGCGACGTGCCGGCCGTCTCGTGGACGACGGAGGCGCCGAGGCCGGTCCCCTCGGCGAGGCGGCCGTCGCCCTCGGCCTCCGTCACGGCCGCGTTGACGGCGCTGGCGATCCCGGCCAGGACCTCGTCGTCGGTCGCGTCGGCGGCCACGGCGTAGGCCACCTCGAGGGCGACGGGGTCGCCCTCGGGCTGGGCGACGTGGACGGTGAACGAGGTCGTCGTCCCGCCGAACTGCGTGGCGAGCGCGGTGCCCGCGGCGTCGACCCGCTTCGAGATCCGGGCGTCGGCGCGGGCCAGCTGCGTCACGCGGACGTCGTGCTGGCCGAAGGCCGCGTCGTCGCTGGCGGAGGCCGTGAACCCGGCGCCGGACCCGGGCGTCGCGCGGCGCCCGGCGAACGGGGCCCGGAGCGGGTCGGCGAGCCGGTCGAGCACGGCGTCGAGGGCCGAGGCCTTGCTCGAGAAGTCGCTGAGGACGCCTTTGTAAACCGAGTGCTCGGTCTGCTCGGCCCGCAGCTTCAGCTTCGGCTGCGACTCCACGGCGATCACCTGACTGATGAGCTGCTCGTAGAGCGAGCTCGAGTTGTAGATGGTGGAGAGGTTGGCCATGGAGCGGGATCAGGCGGCTGCGAGGGCCGGGGCGCGCTCGGCGGCGAGCGGGCCGGCCCGCCACGCCTCGCGGAGCCCGCCGAGGAGCTCGGCGACCGTCGTGAAGTCGCCGGCGGTGACGGCGCGGAGGGAGAACTCGTAGAGGCCCTGGAGCTGGGCCGCGATCTCGCCGCCCCGCTCGAGGTCGAGGGCGGCCGTGAGCTCGACGAGGGCGCGGCGCGCGCGCGAGGCGTCGCCGGCGTGCGCGGCGGCCACGCCGATCTCGTAGAGCTTGTCGACGAGGGCGGCAGGCGAGGCGGAGCGCACGGCTTGCTGCTGGTAGAGGCGGACGGCGTGGAGAGCGGGCATGGCAAGCAAAGGGTGTTCCGGGGCGGGCATCGTGCCCGTACCGCTCTGATCGAACGCCGTGGCCGGTCTTAAAGGGGGGCGACGGCGCGGCCGCGGAAAAAGTGTCCGGCCCGCCAGCGCAGCGCGCCGGCGGGCCGGAAAGGGCGGGGCCCGGAGTGGTCGCCAGAACCGGGGGCCCCAGAGGCCCCGCCCTGGCCGCTCTCGGCGGGCCTAGAAGAACGAGAGGACCGACTGGCCGCTCGCGTTCGACTGGGCGAACATGGCCGAGCCCGTCTGCTGGAGGATCTGGAGCTTCACGATCTCCATCTGCTCCTTGGCGAAGTCGGCGTCGGCGATCCGGCTGTTGGCCGCCTCGTAGTTCGTCTTCGAGGTCTCGAGGTTCTGGGCCTTGAAGTCGAGCCGGTTCTGGACGTCGCCGAGGCTGGAGGCCGTCCGGCTGATCGACGAGATGGCCGCGTCGATCGTCGTCAGCGCATCGGCCACGCCCGAGTCTGAGGTGAGGTCGAGCGAGCTGGTGAAGTCGCCCTCCGTGACGGCCTCGGTCTTGGCCGTCAGGTTGAGCGTGAACTTGTCGCCGCTGGTCGCGTTGGTGTCGACCTCGATCGTGACGCCTTCGAAGCCACCCTTGGCCTCGTTGTTGGCATCGGCGATGGAAATGGTCTGCGTCCGGCCGTCCTCGTCTTGGTAGGTCAGGTCCGAGCCGTCGACGGTGAATTCGATGACCTTGTCCTCGGTGCCGGAGTAGGCGCCGCCGAGCGTGAAGCCGCCGGTGGTGATGGCCGTGCCGTCGCCGTCGTCGCTAACCGAAGAGACGGTCGCCACGGCATCCGCAGCGGGGGTGGTGGTGGTAGCGACCGTCCCGATGCCGAGCGACGAGACGCTGGTGCGGCCGATCGTGGTGCTGAAGGTGTCGCCGGACTTGTCGCCCACCTGGAAGGAGAGGTCGGTGCCCGCAGCGTCGTTGGTGAAAAGCTTGGTGCCGTTGAAGTTGGCGCCGCCCAGGATGTCCGAGACCTCGGCGCCGAGCGCCGCGACCTGGCTCTGGATGGCGGCGCGCTCTTCGTCGCCCATCGAGCTGTTGCCGGCCTGGACGGCCTTCTCCTTCATCGTCTGGAGGATATCCATCGTGGACCCGAGCGCACCCTCGGCGACGGTCAGCATCGACTTGGCGTCGCCGATGTTGCCGAGCGCCTGAGCCTGGCCCCGCGTCGTGGCCTGGAGCTTGTTCGAGATCGTGAAGCCGGCCGAGTCGTCGGCGGCCGAGTTGATCCGGCTGCCCGTGGCGAGGCGGAGCTGGCGGGAGCCGATCTCGCTCGTCGTCTTGTTGAGCGAGGACAGCGCGAGCGCCGACTGCGTGTTGGTGTTGATGCGGAAGGACATGGCGTGTACCCGTGGGGCGGTGTGGTGAGGTTCTGGCGAGCCGGGCTGTCCGGCCTCTGGCTCACTCATCGAAGCGCCCGGCGGGCTCTTTACCCTGGAGATCCTCCCCGCCACCGTTTTTCGTCTACCCGTCGCGGTGGGAACGAAACCGTTCCGTCGCGGCGACGCCAGACGCCGATCGGGCGGCCGCGGGCGGAGGGCGGGGCGGCCTGGTGCCGTGCCCGCCCTACCCGCCTCGGGGGCACCCGGCGCCACTCGGGACCGACCGATCGCTCGGGACCGTCCGAGGGCCGTTGCCTCGAGAGCGCCCGGCGCGGCGTCGCTCGACCGGTGGGGCCTGGCCTCCGGAGGACCTCGCCTACTGGAGGTAGTCCAGCAGCGACATCTGGACCGTCGCGGCGGAGGCGCGGAGGGCGGCCTCGAGGCCCGTCTGGCGGCGCTGGAGCTCGCCGAGGACCTCGGTCAGGTCGATCTCCTCAATCGACGCGCGGCGCTCGCCGATCAGGACGTCCTGCGTCTCGACGGCGTCGCGGGCGTGGGCGAGCGTCCGCGAGACGGCCCCGCTCTGGCCGCCGAGGCGGGCGTAGTGGTCGATCCCGGCGTTGGCCCCGTCGAGCGCGGCGGCCAGCGCGTCGGCGTCGCCGGAGCGGATGGCGTCGGCGAGGGCCTGGAGCCGGTCGGTCGCCGGGACGCCGCCAATGTGGAGGGCGTCGGTGGCGTTGAGCGTGACGGTCACGCCCGGGGCCACCTCGCGACGGCGCTGGCCCGAGAAGTCGCCGGGCGCCAGCGTTCCGTCGGCGTGGACGGGAGCGGTGTCGGTCGCGTTGCCGGCAAAAAGGTGCTCGTCGCCGCTCTTGGCGTTGAGCCGGGCGATGACCTCCTCCCGGAGTGACTCGACCTCGTCGGCGAGGCTCTCGGTGTCGAGGACGCCGTTGGCGGCGCGGAGGCCGAGGTCGCGGGCGTCGGCGAAGAGGTCCGAGAGGCCGTCGAGCTCGGCTTGCGTCCGGTCGGTCCAGAGCGTGGCCGCGTCGAGGCTCCGGCCGTACTGCGCGAGCCGGTCCTGGACCCGGCCGAGCGTGCGGGCCTGCGTGAACCCGCCGGGGTCGTCGGACGGCCGCTGGATCCGGTAGCCCGTCGCGAGCTGGCTGTTGAGGACGTCGACGGCCGTGCGGGCGTCGGGGAGTGCCCGCCGGGTCCCCGATTGGGCGACGGCGCGCGTGAGCGCGGTGACGACGGGGCGGGGCATGGCGCGGCGCCGGACGGCGGGGCTAGAGGGCGAGGAGCGTGTCGAACAGGGTCGTGGCCGTCTCGAGCACGCGGGCCGAGGCGGCGTACGACTGCTGGAACTGGATGAGGTTGGCCATCTCCTCGTCGAGCGAGACCGACGAAACGCCCGCGCGGAGGGCCTCGGCGTGGGCCGTGACGGCCGCGCTGGCCGTCGCGCTCGACGCGGCCCGCCGCGCCTCGGTGCCCACGTCGGCCAGGAGCCGCGCGGCGTCCGCCCCGACGGCGTCGCCGAGGCCGGCGAGGAGCGTGGCCACGCTCCCG
This sequence is a window from Rubrivirga marina. Protein-coding genes within it:
- the fliF gene encoding flagellar basal-body MS-ring/collar protein FliF — protein: MSAIVQAREAVQQLPPRRRLLLGGVVVGVVGALLLVARWASQPDYALLFGGLPAQEAGQVVEQLESQGVAYDLRDGGASIYVPREDVYGLRLRLATEGVVSEGPAGYELFDGGTLGMTDFMQRLNVKRALEGELARTIASVRQVERARVHLVLPERSPFQDRQVPASASVVLGVRGSLGPDQVAGVTALVAGAVEGLSTNEVTVLDEAGRMLAGPDAAGPEGGLSTAQLRMREEVESHLAEAGQSMLDQLLGPGRAVVRVAADLDLARTTSETNAVDPESQTVLSEELQEEAGEVGGATSTVRNYEVTRTTTRQEQEAGSIRALTVSVLLDEAAPPADPAAEADTPTPFTDDQLRQIESLVKNAVGFDEERGDRFAVQQLRFSTPAEAGGLLASADATVWAGLGLRYGIVLLVLLLAYRLLKRLADALAAPAEREALALDAAEADRLLGDGLAVGEDGELLGLPESAPVRATIEAVDDDPYAAKLSPEAQALANTSSLADDLRAAVDADPEAASNVVRAWLREDTPTA
- the fliE gene encoding flagellar hook-basal body complex protein FliE, with the translated sequence MTVAAIAARAQGPGTPVRVQSQPSEGTPGPSEGPAFRDTLAQAVDRVDGAQKAADAQVEAFVAGETENVHDVMIALNQAELHFQLLTEVRNKLLDGYQELMRMQV
- the flgC gene encoding flagellar basal body rod protein FlgC; protein product: MLSPLRSFSPFRTAARGLEAQRVALGVATENIANATTTRTADGTPYQPKRAVHEAPAALRAFESSLRAARLPLQTANGRHIGGVRHQLATNGPELGPTTEVVGEARERLEYDPTHPDADADGYVHYPDVNVVDEMARMISANRIYEANLTSVKAAKEMIKRSLEI
- a CDS encoding flagellar basal body rod protein FlgB, whose product is MTPPPLRLLQNAMQAYTYRLESLASNVANLDTPGYNRLAVRFEESLQDARRSADGDVDAVAAEMVEEGRAPLLEDELMEIADTQMRVQLATRALHEHFARIRTGITGRAG
- a CDS encoding sigma-54-dependent transcriptional regulator, translating into MPSAPDTARPRVLFVDDELPLRDVVSRLLDRRGVDVTTAGDAITAVEILRDEPFDLVLTDFQMPGMDGLELLAHVREHYPDLPAVMITGHASVQHAVRAMAGGAVDYLPKPFAVDALAERVLEQISARAARRARRAARPDRPVPAKRLAAGGFVGEHPAIVRLRNLVDLVAASQAPVFVHGESGTGKEVMARYIHQRSERPGPFVAINCANLPRELVESALFGHKKGAFTGATGDHTGVFEEAHGGTLLLDEVTEVEPAVQAKLLRVLQEGEVQPVGAKRPKSVDVRIVATTNRDVSGAIAEGAFREDLYHRLAVFPVSLPPLRERGDDIRLLAERFVEKYRALYGLGPKTIARELMDRFLASAWPGNVRQLENLVHRGVVLSAGREAIEVGDVEHVDLIDATPSEGEHRLAPRAHAVTTLDEMERAMILRALEETGGNQVQAAERLGISDRTIRNKLKRYKEEGHVD
- a CDS encoding flagellar biosynthesis anti-sigma factor FlgM, translating into MTIRPASDSPAAAAAAVGPVRSDAASAEGPRSDTAPAGAAPSEGDRLEISDAARARAAGAPEAGSLEIEVARLALRQGGEMDAARLHELRERVRTGYYDNPPAIDRIAEAAARDLAE
- the fliD gene encoding flagellar filament capping protein FliD, yielding MANLSTIYNSSSLYEQLISQVIAVESQPKLKLRAEQTEHSVYKGVLSDFSSKASALDAVLDRLADPLRAPFAGRRATPGSGAGFTASASDDAAFGQHDVRVTQLARADARISKRVDAAGTALATQFGGTTTSFTVHVAQPEGDPVALEVAYAVAADATDDEVLAGIASAVNAAVTEAEGDGRLAEGTGLGASVVHETAGTSRLSLRGHATGYANRLTFSDPDGLLAALEVDRTTAASGTGGGAVHAVGTGAEDSALSASFTLDGLTMYRDSNTVDDALDGVTLTLTAPTDAAVSLDVGTDVAGIRKEVEAFVKAYNGLATFLNTKTKVDADAGTRGTFASDASVRGLRTGLRSDLTRAAGDGTFRGLADLGITTERDGTLTIDTAALEAAIAASPDAVGRLFTDDDGYVARLAGRIDGLLGSSGTIEQRKETADARIKRLDTQIERWEARLSFREESLRAQFAQFEQISTVAQSQQSSLMSLFYF
- the fliS gene encoding flagellar export chaperone FliS, yielding MPALHAVRLYQQQAVRSASPAALVDKLYEIGVAAAHAGDASRARRALVELTAALDLERGGEIAAQLQGLYEFSLRAVTAGDFTTVAELLGGLREAWRAGPLAAERAPALAAA
- a CDS encoding flagellin produces the protein MSFRINTNTQSALALSSLNKTTSEIGSRQLRLATGSRINSAADDSAGFTISNKLQATTRGQAQALGNIGDAKSMLTVAEGALGSTMDILQTMKEKAVQAGNSSMGDEERAAIQSQVAALGAEVSDILGGANFNGTKLFTNDAAGTDLSFQVGDKSGDTFSTTIGRTSVSSLGIGTVATTTTPAADAVATVSSVSDDGDGTAITTGGFTLGGAYSGTEDKVIEFTVDGSDLTYQDEDGRTQTISIADANNEAKGGFEGVTIEVDTNATSGDKFTLNLTAKTEAVTEGDFTSSLDLTSDSGVADALTTIDAAISSISRTASSLGDVQNRLDFKAQNLETSKTNYEAANSRIADADFAKEQMEIVKLQILQQTGSAMFAQSNASGQSVLSFF
- a CDS encoding flagellin: MPRPVVTALTRAVAQSGTRRALPDARTAVDVLNSQLATGYRIQRPSDDPGGFTQARTLGRVQDRLAQYGRSLDAATLWTDRTQAELDGLSDLFADARDLGLRAANGVLDTESLADEVESLREEVIARLNAKSGDEHLFAGNATDTAPVHADGTLAPGDFSGQRRREVAPGVTVTLNATDALHIGGVPATDRLQALADAIRSGDADALAAALDGANAGIDHYARLGGQSGAVSRTLAHARDAVETQDVLIGERRASIEEIDLTEVLGELQRRQTGLEAALRASAATVQMSLLDYLQ